One Littorina saxatilis isolate snail1 linkage group LG14, US_GU_Lsax_2.0, whole genome shotgun sequence genomic region harbors:
- the LOC138947131 gene encoding uncharacterized protein: MLSSLVINVLLIWTSLLNDVGSEAIFLEKMSSWYDAYLKCQRAHVSLHVPKATDFSDFDAWLPSNVSHVWVGGRYVHTNWKWSDGCMVQRRVGCALSIQLYLDKTRMTTSENPFECMIKCGTQYVAMQARQCYCLKNQPALTDEKYCTLRCESSFDEPCGGPDNFASVYTAQPSFIPWDTSVNHLKGDCAFIHLPTKGSAAVGDLILQTDGCDGNNREFKRMLCQDCTSPASQCQVHRYTAYLTWMQSSGKCKSQGKQLLNVRTNQSLPFLFHPYVAEDYWVDLRRLFELKWINGSVAQINSYPHLQRKRGGNCLAARRDQKGIITLTPLDCSAQLPFVCDPDRSADSNFPSAEVNQPEFCNTSLPVQPQTTSPTLSSNSPLNTSQSTNASQSPNTSQNSTSSQTPATSSGVSASANLNMKVSTATQNTPLPGTTTPTSVSGALPPTTRHTIGRSTDTISPGGNSPSTQNLLFRTSPISPVSANGVQTIPGNNSIETSGKSSSPAPTHGSHITETSTKPASEKASSTKGTLINNPVSFTTSSSGLPVSGSSPTTLKPGSGTGTTVRVTTGNTIVSAGQATVTVPHSVSYTVMSELKSGFGSSRQPGRMTETGPTPDDEGVSESDDLTPLWVILGIVGGILLVVGGVFLAFYKFRSARTFNKLNRQEESNAHNEQTSRQRAGGTVRSQISIDEEPEFPFVERNPVYRGIY; this comes from the exons ATGTTGTCGTCACTTGTGATTAATGTCCTGCTTATCTGGACATCGTTGCTAAACG ACGTCGGAAGTGAAGCAATATTTTTGGAGAAAATGTCATCGTGGTATGACGCATACCTAAAATGTCAAAGAGCGCACGTGTCTCTGCATGTCCCCAAGGCAACTGATTTCAGTGACTTTGACGCATGGTTACCTAGCAACGTGTCGCACGTTTGGGTCGGAGGTCGTTACGTCCACACAAACTGGAAGTGGTCAG atgGATGTATGGTGCAAAGACGAGTTGGGTGTGCACTCAGCATTCAGCTGTATTTGGATAAAACCAGAATGACTACCAGCGAAAACCCCTTTGAATGCATGATAAAGTGTGGAACGCAATATGTGGCAATGCAG GCAAGGCAGTGTTACTGTCTGAAAAATCAACCAGCACTCACTGACGAGAAATATTGCACGCTCCGCTGCGAGTCAAGCTTCGATGAGCCTTGCGGCGGTCCCGATAACTTCGCTTCTGTTTATACAGCAC AACCAAGTTTCATTCCATGGGATACCAGCGTCAACCATTTGAAGGGTGACTGCGCTTTCATCCACCTGCCCACGAAAGGGTCTGCAGCAGTGGGAGACTTGATCTTGCAAACCGACGGCTGTGACGGAAACAATAGAGAATTCAAGCGAATGTTATGCCAGGACT GTACATCACCAGCAAGCCAGTGCCAGGTACACAGGTACACAGCCTACTTGACCTGGATGCAATCATCAGGCAAATGCAAAtcacaagggaaacaactcttgAATGTGAGAACAAACCAGTCGCTTCCCTTCCTTTTCCACCCTTACGTGGCGGAAGACTACTGGGTGGACCTGAGAAGACTCTTTGAACTGAAATGGATAAACG GTTCAGTTGCGCAGATCAATTCGTATCCACACTTACAACGAAAGAGGGGAGGTAACTGCCTTGCTGCCAGGAGAGACCAAAAGGGGATCATAACACTCACACCTCTCGACTGTTCAGCGCAGTTACCGTTCGTGTGTGATCCAG ATCGTTCTGCCGATAGCAACTTCCCGAGTGCTGAAGTGAACCAACCCGAGTTCTGTAATACATCACTTCCGGTCCAGCCACAAACCACTTCGCCAACCCTTTCATCCAATTCACCACTCAATACTTCGCAATCAACGAATGCGTCCCAGTCACCAAATACGTCACAAAATTCGACGTCATCTCAAACACCTGCTACGTCATCAGGGGTTTCAGCGTCAGCAAACCTGAACATGAAGGTATCTACTGCAACTCAAAATACACCTCTTCCAGGGACAACGACGCCGACATCGGTCTCTGGGGCTTTGCCACCAACAACTCGTCACACGATCGGAAGGTCCACTGATACAATTAGCCCTGGTGGGAACTCTCCTTCAACCCAAAACTTGCTTTTCAGAACCTCTCCAATATCTCCAGTTTCTGCAAATGGAGTTCAGACAATCCCCGGTAACAATAGTATAGAAACATCAGGGAAAAGCTCCAGTCCTGCACCTACTCATGGTTCTCATATTACCGAAACATCGACTAAACCGGCTTCTGAAAAGGCAAGCAGTACTAAAGGGACGCTCATAAACAATCCAGTTAGCTTTACGACTTCAAGTTCTGGCTTACCAGTAAGTGGTAGCAGCCCAACTACTCTAAAACCTGGATCGGGAACCGGCACCACAGTGAGAGTGACGACGGGGAATACAATTGTTTCTGCAGGACAGGCTACTGTAACTGTTCCACATTCGGTATCGTATACAGTCATGTCGGAGTTAAAATCTGGATTTGGATCTAGCCGTCAACCTGGTCGCATGACAGAAACAGGGCCTACCCCGGATGATGAAGGCGTCTCGGAATCGGATGACCTGACGC CCCTGTGGGTCATCCTGGGAATCGTGGGCGGAATACTTCTTGTCGTCGGAGGAGTCTTCCTTGCTTTCTACAAGTTCAGATCAGCAAG GACGTTCAACAAGCTGAACAGACAGGAGGAAAGCAACGCACACAATGAGCAGACATCCAGACAACGTGCAGGTGGTACCGTCCGTTCCCAGATCAGCATTGACGAGGAACCAGAGTTTCCTTTCGTGGAGAGAAACCCAGTTTACAGAGGCATTTATTGA